In one window of Dokdonia sp. PRO95 DNA:
- a CDS encoding RNA polymerase sigma factor has protein sequence MNFTNHQITELITLCQQGNQGAQMEVYNRYYKAMYNTSLRIVKHEAEAEDIMQESFLSAFTKLDSYKGEASFGSWLKRIVVNNSLNAYNKGKKLDETPLEDHLYKIEDDAEGVSEVDLTSVRAQEVVHAMSMLKDNYRQSLSLHLIEGYDYEEMSEIMNVSYANCRTMVSRAKDSLRKLLNNNEKGTYRSSI, from the coding sequence GTGAATTTTACCAACCATCAAATAACCGAATTAATAACACTGTGCCAGCAAGGTAATCAGGGTGCTCAAATGGAGGTGTATAACCGCTACTACAAAGCGATGTACAACACTTCGCTACGCATTGTGAAACACGAAGCAGAGGCAGAAGATATTATGCAAGAGTCCTTCTTGAGTGCTTTTACAAAGCTGGATAGTTATAAAGGTGAGGCATCCTTTGGGAGTTGGTTAAAACGTATTGTGGTAAACAACAGCCTCAATGCTTATAACAAAGGAAAGAAGCTCGATGAGACACCGCTAGAAGATCATTTATATAAAATAGAAGATGATGCAGAAGGTGTGAGTGAGGTAGACCTCACAAGTGTGAGAGCACAAGAAGTCGTTCATGCTATGAGTATGCTTAAAGATAATTATAGACAATCACTGTCTTTACATCTTATAGAAGGTTATGACTACGAGGAAATGAGTGAGATTATGAATGTAAGCTATGCAAACTGTAGAACCATGGTGTCAAGAGCAAAAGACAGCTTACGAAAACTATTAAACAACAATGAAAAAGGAACCTATAGATCAAGTATTTAA